From Planococcus halocryophilus, the proteins below share one genomic window:
- a CDS encoding Na(+)/H(+) antiporter subunit F1, giving the protein MIDTILTIALSLFILAIILALYRIIRGPSMPDRVVALDMIGVNLISGVAVFSVVLSTHAFLEVILIVGILAFISTLALARFVERGDIVEHKHNR; this is encoded by the coding sequence TTGATTGATACGATATTGACGATTGCCCTCTCTCTTTTTATCCTAGCCATCATTTTGGCATTGTATCGCATTATCCGTGGCCCCTCCATGCCAGACCGCGTAGTAGCACTGGATATGATTGGCGTAAATCTGATCTCAGGTGTAGCTGTATTTTCCGTCGTTCTCAGTACGCACGCATTTCTCGAAGTCATCCTAATTGTTGGGATTCTGGCATTTATCAGTACCCTTGCGTTAGCGCGCTTTGTTGAAAGGGGCGATATCGTTGAGCATAAACACAATCGGTGA
- a CDS encoding Na+/H+ antiporter subunit G — protein sequence MSINTIGEYFGVFLILIGSIMAVISAIGIIRLPDVYTRSHAATKSSTLAVLLSLSGTFIYFWATENFISVRLLLGITFVFLTAPVSGHLLTRAAYRSNVKLANASTEDALEKLFKK from the coding sequence TTGAGCATAAACACAATCGGTGAATATTTCGGGGTTTTCCTCATTTTAATCGGCAGCATCATGGCGGTCATTAGTGCAATCGGAATTATTCGGTTGCCAGATGTTTACACTCGTTCCCATGCAGCTACTAAAAGTTCCACGTTGGCTGTATTGTTATCATTGTCTGGCACATTTATTTATTTCTGGGCAACAGAAAACTTTATCAGCGTTCGACTTCTGCTCGGTATAACGTTTGTCTTTTTAACAGCTCCTGTATCAGGTCACTTACTAACACGAGCAGCTTATCGATCGAACGTTAAATTAGCCAACGCTTCCACAGAAGACGCACTGGAAAAGTTATTTAAGAAATAA